A part of Desulfomicrobium baculatum DSM 4028 genomic DNA contains:
- the ftsW gene encoding putative lipid II flippase FtsW, with protein sequence MRITQREAARQLMSFDVILLGAVICLASIGLIMVLSASGIMAEKVYGDKYALFWKQVLFMVAGGVVLTIAARANMEFFYRHTYLWILLAAGLLLMTVFSPFATTAGGASRWLRIGPFSVQPLEAAKIALVFYLSYFFANKQDLVKTFSVGFLPPIIVTGSLCFLLLLQPDFGGAVFLAGLLFLMCLVGGTRIIFLGSAIILALVSAALLVVNSPYRFRRVFSFLDPFQDAQNSGYQLVQSLYGLGSGGWVGQGLGEGKQKLFFLPEAHNDFIMSVLGEELGFVGVSLIIILLGVVLWRTLAISIRQASMHDRITAFGMGAIVIVGGILNMGVVLGAIPPKGVPMPFLSYGGSHLLAAFFCTGVLLNLSRKVKA encoded by the coding sequence ATGAGGATCACTCAGCGCGAAGCGGCCCGCCAACTCATGAGCTTTGACGTCATCCTTTTGGGGGCGGTGATTTGCCTGGCCTCCATCGGGCTCATCATGGTCCTCAGCGCAAGCGGAATCATGGCCGAGAAGGTTTACGGCGACAAGTACGCCCTGTTCTGGAAGCAGGTGCTGTTCATGGTCGCCGGGGGCGTCGTGCTGACAATCGCGGCCCGCGCGAACATGGAATTTTTCTATCGCCACACCTACCTCTGGATTTTGCTGGCGGCGGGACTTCTGCTCATGACCGTTTTTTCGCCATTCGCCACCACTGCGGGCGGAGCAAGCCGCTGGCTGCGGATAGGGCCTTTTTCGGTTCAGCCGCTGGAGGCCGCGAAAATCGCGCTGGTTTTCTATCTGTCCTATTTTTTCGCCAACAAGCAGGATCTGGTCAAAACGTTCAGCGTGGGTTTTCTGCCGCCGATCATCGTGACCGGCAGCCTCTGTTTTCTGCTGCTGCTGCAGCCGGATTTCGGCGGCGCGGTGTTTCTGGCGGGGCTGCTTTTTCTGATGTGTCTGGTCGGCGGAACACGCATCATTTTCCTGGGCTCGGCCATCATCCTGGCCCTGGTCTCGGCGGCGCTGCTGGTGGTCAATTCGCCGTATCGGTTCAGAAGGGTCTTTTCCTTTCTGGATCCGTTCCAGGACGCCCAGAACTCGGGGTATCAGCTGGTGCAGTCGCTTTACGGGCTGGGTTCCGGCGGATGGGTCGGACAGGGGCTGGGCGAGGGCAAGCAGAAGCTTTTCTTCCTGCCCGAAGCGCACAATGACTTCATCATGTCCGTACTCGGCGAAGAGTTGGGTTTTGTCGGCGTATCGCTCATCATCATCCTGCTCGGCGTGGTCCTGTGGAGGACGCTCGCGATCAGTATCAGGCAGGCTTCCATGCACGATCGCATCACCGCCTTCGGCATGGGGGCGATCGTGATTGTCGGCGGAATCCTGAACATGGGCGTTGTTTTGGGCGCAATTCCTCCCAAGGGCGTGCCCATGCCGTTTTTGAGCTATGGCGGCAGCCATCTGCTGGCCGCTTTTTTCTGTACCGGGGTGCTGCTCAACCTGTC
- the murD gene encoding UDP-N-acetylmuramoyl-L-alanine--D-glutamate ligase: MREFIHDNQLRGHTAVVLGAGASGIAAARLLARMGAAVRVLEKNEASAAKVPADLGFEVCAGEHKPAHFEGADLIVLSPGIARSKVASLLPAGVQVVSELELASWFVSEPIIAVTGTNGKTTTTTLISRILEANGKKVFTGGNIGTPLCEYLLGAEQADILVLEVSSFQLQNSPSFHPRVGVLLNFSANHLDYHETMEEYLSAKLSMFTHMGAEDLAVVPLSMKDELEKRDFTRSRRVYFVASPRFTCPGLPGEHNRENMEAAYLACRYFGLSPEDVQRGIDGFSTLAHRIEAVAEHNGIVFIDDSKSTTIDSMIAALKSQDRPVRLLAGGVFKGGDLGAVLPVLREKVRAVYLFGQSREIFEEAWSDCGKEISWDATLEEAVFRAAADARSGECVLLSPATASFDLFANYKERGKTFQRAVREWVEGAS, translated from the coding sequence ATGCGCGAATTCATCCACGATAATCAGCTTCGCGGCCACACCGCGGTTGTGCTGGGAGCGGGAGCTTCCGGCATCGCGGCGGCGCGTCTTCTGGCGCGCATGGGCGCGGCTGTGCGTGTGCTGGAGAAAAACGAGGCCAGCGCTGCCAAGGTTCCCGCCGACCTGGGCTTTGAGGTCTGCGCCGGCGAGCACAAACCCGCGCATTTCGAAGGGGCCGACCTCATTGTCTTGAGCCCGGGCATCGCCCGCTCGAAAGTAGCCTCGCTCCTGCCTGCAGGCGTGCAGGTGGTGTCCGAGCTGGAACTGGCGAGCTGGTTCGTGTCCGAACCCATCATCGCGGTGACCGGAACCAACGGGAAAACCACGACCACGACGCTCATCAGCCGCATCCTGGAAGCAAACGGCAAAAAGGTCTTCACCGGCGGAAATATCGGCACGCCACTTTGCGAGTATCTGCTGGGCGCCGAGCAGGCCGACATCCTGGTGCTCGAAGTCTCCAGTTTCCAGCTGCAGAATTCTCCGTCGTTCCATCCCCGGGTGGGCGTGCTGCTCAATTTTTCGGCCAACCATCTCGACTACCATGAGACCATGGAAGAGTACCTGAGCGCAAAGCTCTCCATGTTCACGCACATGGGTGCAGAGGATCTGGCCGTGGTGCCACTGTCCATGAAGGATGAGCTGGAGAAACGGGATTTCACCCGCAGCCGCAGGGTCTATTTCGTGGCCAGCCCCCGTTTTACGTGTCCGGGATTGCCTGGCGAGCACAACCGCGAAAACATGGAAGCTGCCTATCTGGCCTGCCGTTATTTCGGACTTTCCCCGGAGGATGTGCAGCGCGGAATCGATGGCTTCTCCACTCTGGCACATCGCATCGAGGCCGTGGCGGAGCACAACGGCATCGTTTTTATCGACGATTCCAAGTCCACGACCATCGACTCCATGATCGCGGCGCTCAAAAGCCAGGACCGTCCCGTGCGTCTCTTGGCAGGCGGCGTGTTCAAAGGCGGTGATCTTGGAGCGGTGTTGCCGGTTCTGCGTGAGAAGGTTCGCGCCGTGTATCTGTTCGGGCAGTCGCGGGAAATTTTTGAAGAGGCCTGGAGTGATTGCGGCAAGGAAATCAGCTGGGATGCGACGCTGGAAGAGGCCGTGTTCAGGGCCGCCGCCGACGCCCGCAGCGGGGAGTGCGTGCTGCTGTCTCCCGCCACGGCCAGCTTTGACCTTTTTGCCAACTACAAGGAGCGGGGCAAGACTTTCCAGCGTGCGGTACGCGAATGGGTGGAGGGCGCATCATGA
- the mraY gene encoding phospho-N-acetylmuramoyl-pentapeptide-transferase has protein sequence MIYHLLYPLSDQVSMLNVFRYITFRSIYAMLTALILSIIIGPICIRWLRRLKFGQYIKEGGPDHQAKSGTPTMGGLLFGFCMLVSVFLWSDLTNKYIWLTVLVFLGFGAVGFVDDYIKVVRRHNDGLSPRIKLLGQLIVSVGAVSLLVSFPEYSTKLMVPFFKNFNPDLTWFYVPFGLFVMIGASNGVNLTDGLDGLAIGPAVVSAGCFALFVYVAGHVNLANYLQVSYIAGVGEVTVICGAMVGAGLGFLWFNAFPAQVFMGDVGSLSIGGTLGFIAILCKQELLLVIVGGLFVVETLSVILQVGYFKVSGGKRIFRMAPLHHHFEKKGIHESKIIIRFWILSLLLAVMALGTLKLR, from the coding sequence GTGATCTATCATCTGCTGTACCCCTTAAGCGACCAAGTGAGCATGCTGAACGTTTTTCGCTACATAACGTTCCGCTCCATCTATGCCATGCTGACGGCGCTCATCTTGTCCATCATCATTGGCCCCATCTGTATCAGATGGCTGCGTAGGCTGAAATTCGGCCAGTATATCAAGGAAGGCGGCCCGGATCATCAGGCCAAGAGCGGAACTCCGACCATGGGCGGCTTGCTGTTCGGATTCTGCATGCTGGTCAGCGTCTTTTTGTGGAGCGATTTAACCAACAAGTACATCTGGCTGACGGTGCTGGTCTTTCTTGGTTTCGGCGCGGTCGGATTTGTCGACGACTACATCAAGGTTGTGCGCAGGCACAACGATGGCCTCTCACCGAGGATCAAGCTTCTGGGGCAGCTCATCGTCAGCGTGGGCGCGGTCTCATTGCTGGTCTCGTTTCCGGAGTATTCGACCAAGCTCATGGTGCCGTTTTTCAAGAATTTCAATCCGGACCTGACCTGGTTTTATGTGCCCTTCGGACTATTCGTCATGATCGGGGCTTCCAACGGGGTGAACCTGACCGACGGTCTTGATGGTCTGGCCATCGGCCCGGCCGTGGTTTCGGCCGGGTGCTTCGCCCTCTTCGTCTATGTGGCCGGACACGTGAATCTCGCGAACTATCTGCAGGTGTCCTACATCGCCGGGGTCGGCGAGGTCACGGTGATCTGCGGCGCCATGGTCGGGGCGGGCCTGGGGTTTCTGTGGTTCAACGCCTTCCCGGCGCAGGTCTTCATGGGCGACGTGGGGAGCCTGAGCATCGGCGGCACCCTCGGGTTCATCGCCATCCTGTGCAAGCAGGAGCTGCTGCTTGTCATCGTGGGCGGCCTCTTCGTGGTCGAGACCCTGTCGGTCATCCTGCAGGTCGGATATTTCAAGGTCAGCGGCGGCAAAAGGATCTTCCGCATGGCTCCGTTGCACCATCATTTCGAGAAGAAAGGCATTCACGAGTCGAAAATCATCATCCGTTTCTGGATTCTGTCGCTCTTGCTGGCGGTCATGGCTCTGGGAACACTGAAGCTCAGGTAG